Genomic segment of Umezawaea sp. Da 62-37:
CGAAGTGGTCGCAGTACCAGCTGGCGTACGCCGACGTGCTGGCGCAGTGCTCGCCACCGACCGCGCCCTGGTACGCCGTGCCGTCGGACCGCAAGTGGTACCGCAACTGGGCGGTCGCCCGGCTGCTGCTCCACACCCTGCGCGACCTCGCGCCGACGTATCCTGTGCCGGACTACGACCCCGCCGCGGAGCTGGCCGAACTCACCGGGTCGGATCCGTTGCGGTAGGCGCAATCTTCGTTGCAGCCCTTGTCGGCACGCAGTGGTCCAGGCCACTGTGGTCCAGCCGCCAGGGATGAAGCGGAGGTGCGCAGTGATGATCGACAGGCGAAGGTTCTTCGGAGCCATGGGTGTTGGGGCAGGGATGCTGGTGACCGGTCAGGCCGCTTCGGCGCAACCACGCGCGGAGACCACCGCGTACTTGGGGACGTACACGACGTGGTCGGGCGGGGGGACCGGCATCGGTCTCGCGGCCTACGACCAGACCACCGGTCAGCTCCGGCAGACCGGCGTGTTCCCCGGCGTGGCCAACCCGTCGTTCGTCATCGAGGCGGGGCGCACGCTCTACGCGGTGAACGAGCAGACCAACGGGGCGGTGACCTCGATCGCCATCGGCGCGGGCGGGGGGCTGCGCGTGATCAACAGCCAGAGCACCGGCGGCGCGGACCCGTGCCACCTGGCCCTGGACCCCAGCGGCCGCTACCTGCTCAGCGCCAACTACTCGTCCGGCAGCGTCGCGGTGCACCCGGTGCGCGCCGACGGCGGCCTGGGCGTCCGCGTCGACCTCGCGCAGCACCAGGGTTCGGGGCCGGACAAGGAGCGCCAGGAGGGCCCGCACGCCCACCAGGTCCTGCCGGACCCGGTCGGCAAGCACCTGCTCGCCGTCGACCTGGGCACCGACTCCGTCTACAGCTACCGGCTGGACACCACCACGGGGAAGCTGACCGTGGTGAGCACCGCCAAGGTGAAGCCCGGAGCAGGCCCCCGCCACCTGGCGTTCCACCCGTCCGGCTCGTTCGCCTACCTGGCCAACGAGCTGGACTCCACGATCGTCGCCGCGGCCTACGACGCGGAACGCGGCCTGCTGACCCCCGCGCAGACCCTGCGCACCACCCCGATCGGCACCCCCGCGACCCCGCGCAACTACCCGGCCGAGGTCGTCGTCTCCGCGGACGGGCGCTTCGTCTACCTGTCCAACCGCGGCCACGACAGCGTGGCGCTGTTCGCGGTCGAGCAGGGCGGCGCGCGGCTGCGGTTCGTCGAGACCGTGCCCACCGGCGGCAAGTACCCCCGGCACATCGCGTTCGACCCGACCGGGCGATTCCTGTTTGCGGCGAACCAGAACTCCAACACCGCCACCACGTTCAGGGTCGACCTGGCCACCGGCCGCCTGCGCCCCACCGGCACCCCGCTGTCGACCCCCATCCCGGTCTGCGTGGTACCCACCCGGCTGGGTTAACGGCCTACCGCCGGACCGTCCACAGTGGTACCGCTTGCACATGGGTATCGCCGCAGCTCTGGTGTTCAGCTTGGTCATGGTCCCCGCGCCCGTCGCGCCGGAGTACGCCGCACTCGGCGACTCCTACGCCGCGGGCGTGGGGACCGGCAGTTCCAGCGGCGGCTGCGGCCGCACCGCCTTCGCCTACCCCAACCTGTGGAAGGACGCCCACGGCCCCGCGTCCTTCCAGTTCCCCGCCTGCTCCGGCGCCACCGTCGGCGAGGTGCTGGAGCGCCAGCTCCCCGCCCTCACCCCCGAGACGGGTCTGGTCACCCTCACCGTCGGCGGCGACGACATCGGCTTCTCCGACGTCATGTCCACCTGCGCCCTCAAGTCGGACCGCGACTGCAAGCAGGCCGTCGACCAGGCGGGCGTGATCACCAGGGACGAGCTGCCCGGCAGGCTCTCGCAGCTGTTCGCCGCCGTGGAGCGGGCCTCGCCCGGCGCCAGGACCGTGCTCCTGGGCTACCCGCGCCTGTTCGAGCCGGGTTCGTGCCCCGACGGCCTGAGCGAGGCCAAGCGCACCGCCGTCAACGCGGGCGCGGACCTGCTGGCCGACGTCACCAGGTCCGCCGCGGACAGGGCGGGCGTCACCTACGTCGACATGCGCCAACCCTTCGCGGGCCACGGCCTCTGCTCCGCCGAGTCCTGGCTGGGCGGCGTGGCCGATCCCGTCGAGGACTCCTACCACCCGACCAAGCAGGGGCAGGTGGCGTACCTGAGGGCGCTGGAGTCCGCGGTCGGCTGAAGCGGGAACCGGTTCGCGCGGGAGCCCTCCGCCGGACCATGATGACCCCCGTGGAACCCTCCAACGGCCTGCGGACGGTCGCGGCCACCCGGTACGTCACGCCCTTCCGCGAAGGCGGCTCGCTGCCCGGTCTCGTCGAAGCCGACGACCTGGGCATGTACGTCCTGAAGTTCCGGGGCGCGGGCCAGGGCGTCAAGGCGCTGATCGCGGAGATCGTCGTCGGCGAACTGGCCCGCCGCCTCGACTTCCGCGTCCCGGAGATCGTCCTGGTCGACCTCGACCCCGAGCTGGCCCGTTCCGAGCCGGACGAGGAGATCCAGGACCTCCTGCGCAAGAGCGGCGGCGTCAACCTCGGCTTGGACTACCTGCCCGGCTCGTTCGACTACAACCCCGTGGTCCGCGAACCCGACGCCGCGACGGCCACCCGGCTGCTCTGGCTGGACGGCCTCGCGCTGAACGTCGACCGCAGCTGGCGCAACCCGAACACCCTGCTGTGGCACCGGCAGCTCTGGCTGATCGACCACGGCGCGGCCCTCTACTTCCACCACGGCTGGCGCGCGGATCGCTTCCCCGCCAAGGAATACCGGTTCGACGCCGCCGACCACCTGATGCTCCCCTTCGCGGGCCCGCTCGCCGACGTGGACGCCGAACTGGCCGCGAAGGTGACGCCGGAGCTGCTGCGGGAGGTCCTGGCGCTGGTGCCGGACGAGTGGCTCGCGCAGGACCTGGTGTTCGAGGGCGCGCAGGCCGTCCGGGACGCCTACCTCGCGTACTTCGCCGCCCGGCTGGCCGGGCCGCGGGCCTGGGTCGAGGCGCTGGAGGTGGCCCGTGCCGCACGTGTTTGAGTACGCGGTCCTGCGGGCGGTGCCGCGGCCCGAGCGCGGCGAGTTCGCGAACGTCGGCGTCCTGCTGTACTGCCCGGAGCTGGAATTCCTGCGCGCCAGGACCTTTGTGGACGCCCACCGCGTGCGGGCGCTGGACCCGGGGTTCGACGTCGAGCTGCTGGAGTCGGCGCTGGCGCACCTGGGCACGTCCTGCGACGGCGCGCGGGAGGCCGGGCCCGTTTCGGGGACGACCAGGGGGCAGCGGTTCCGCTGGCTGACCGCGCCGCGCAGCACGGTGGTCCAGACGTCGCCGACGCACACCGGGTTCACCGACGACCCCGACGCCGAGTTGAACCGGTTGCTCGCGGCACTCGTGCTGCCCCTGGGTGACTAGTGCGGACGACGGAACTCCCGGCGAGGGGCGCCGGCCACCGCACTAGGGTGGCAACCTCTCCGCTTGCGCCGCGTCTCTAGGTGCAAGAAGACAACAATCCAGATCGGGGTTGGCGACATGAGCGCTGGATACCAGCAGGGGTACCAGCAACCGCCTGCACGCAGGCCGGTGCCGCAGCGGCGCAAGGTCAAGAAGGGCCGTGTGTTCCTGGCCGTCGTGTTCGTGCTGTTGCTGGCCATGGTCGGTTTGTGGTTCTACGTCGACTCGTCGCTGAAGCGCTCGGACGCGCTGCCGGACTACGAGGGCCGACCGGTGGACACCCCCGGCACGAACTGGCTGCTGGTGGGGTCGGACGCGCGCGACGACCTGACGCAGGAGCAGAAGGACGCGCTGTCGACCGGTGACGCGGGCGGCAAGCGCACGGACACCATCATGCTGCTGCACCTCCCGGAGGGCTCGGGGAAGGCGACGCTGGTGAGCCTGCCGCGCGACTCCTATGTGGACATCGCGGGCAACGACAAGAACAAGATCAACGCGGCGTTCTCGCTCGGCGGCGCGCCGCTGCTGGCGCAGACGGTCGAGACCGCGACCGGCCTGCACCTCGACCACTACATGGAGATCGGCTTCGGCGGGTTCGCGGGCATCGTGGACGCCGTCGGCGGTGTCGACATGTGCATCGACGAGCCGATGCAGGACCCGTTGGCGGGCCTCGACCTCCAGGCGGGCTGCCAGGAGCTGGACGGCACCCAGGCGCTCGGCTACGTGCGCACCAGGGCGTTCGCCACGGCGGACCTCCAGCGCGTGCAGAACCAGCGCAAGTTCCTCGCGGCGCTGTCGGACCGGGCGACGAGCGTGGGCACGCTGATCAACCCGTTCCGGGCGTTCCCGCTGCTGTTCGCGAGCACGGACGCCATCTCGGTCGACGACAGCGACCACCTGCAGAACCTGGCCGGGCTCGCGTTCGGCATGGGCGGCGGCGTCGACACCGCGACGGTCCCGATCGGCAGCACGCCGACGCTGGACGGGGTCGGCTCGGTCGTGCAGTGGGACCGGGAGAACGCCCTGCGCCTGTTCGGCGCGTTGGAGAAGGACGAGCCGGTCCCCGCGGACCTGCTCCAGCCGCCCAGCTAGGTCCTGGGGTTCAGCTGGCGAGGGGGTCGTCGAGCTTCTGCTCGGCGGCCTTCTCCGCGTTCACGGCGTCCTCGGCCTGCTTCGCCTTGCTGGCCGCCATGATGCCGTCGAGTTCCCGCATGACGTCGTCGTAGATCGGCGTTAATGACATTCAGTTACCCCCAAGTACGTGGTCGTCCCCCGAACGGATCAATGAAGAGTACTCACGCACCAGGGGTGATTGCACCAGGTATTGGATAAGCCGTGGATCACATCGGCGACTGTCGTCAGCGCACATGAAGCAATACACCGTTATGTGCTGGTCGCACATGTGCCGATCCCCGCGTTCCTCGCTAGCGTCGAGTCATGAACAGTGGTCTCGGTCACACCGGTGACGACCTCGCGGGCCGCACCGCGCTCATCACGGGCGCCGGGGGAGGCATCGGCCGCGCCTGCGCCCTCGCCTTCGCGGCGGCCGGCGCGAAGATCCACCTCGTCGACCGGGACGCCGCCGCCGTGCACGCCGTCGCGGAGGAGGTCGGGGGCACGCCGCACGTCGTCGACCTCGCGGCCACCGATCCGGCGCGCGACCTCCCGCACGACGTCGACGTCCTCGTCAACAACGCCGGGCTCCAGCACGTCGCGCCGATCCACGAGTTCCCGCCGGACCGCTTCGAGTTGATGCAGCGGGTCATGGTCACCGCGCCGTTCCTGCTGATGCGGCACTGCCTGCCGCACATGCGCGGCCGGGGCTGGGGGCGGATCGTCAACCTCACCAGCGTGCACGGGTTGCGCGCCAGCGCGTTCAAATCCGCCTACACCGCCGCGAAGCACGGCCTCGAGGGGCTGAGCAAGGTCGCCGCGCTGGAGGGCGCCGAGCACGGCGTGACCAGCAACTGCGTCAGCCCCGGCTACGTCCGCACGCCGCTGGTGCAGGGGCAGGTCGCCGACCAGGCCCGCGCGCACGGCATCCCGGAGGACCGGGTGCTCGCCGAGGTGATGCTCCAGCGCACCGCGATCAAGGAGCTGATCGACCCCGCGGACATCGCGGCGACCGTGCTGTGGCTCTGCGGCCCCAACTCCGGGCACGTCACGGGCACCACCTTCACGATCGACGGCGGCTGGACCGCCCAGTAGGCACCCGCACGTCCCCCAGTAGACGCCCCACCCCGAAGAAGTGGTGATCCCATGGTCGAAACCCCTGCCCCACCGAGGAAGTCCATCGTCAAGGTCGTCGCCGCGAGCCTGATCGGAACCACTATCGAGTGGTACGACTTCTTCCTCTACGGCTCCGCGGCCGCGCTGGTGTTCAACAAGCTGTTCTTCCCCAGCGTGGACGCGTTGACCGGCACCCTGCTGGCGTTCACGACCTACGCCATCGGCTTCCTGGCCAGGCCGTTGGGCGGCCTGGTGTTCGGCCACTTCGGCGACAGGATCGGCCGCAAGAAGCTGCTCGTGCTGGCGTTGCTGCTGATGGGCGGCGCCACGTTCGCGATGGGCCTGCTGCCCACCTACGCCACGATCGGCGTCGGCGCGCCGATCCTGCTCACCGTGCTGCGGCTGGTGCAGGGGTTCGCGCTCGGCGGCGAGTGGGGCGGCGCGGTGCTGATCGTCTCCGAGCACGGGGACGCGAAACGGCGCGGCTACTGGGCTTCCTGGCCGCAGGCGGGTGTGCCGCTGGGCAACCTGCTGGCCACCGCGGTGCTCGCGGTGCTGGCCGCCGTGCAGACCGACGAGGCGTTCCTGTCCTGGGGCTGGCGGGTGCCGTTCCTGCTGTCCGGCCTGCTGGTCGGCATCGGGCTGTGGATCCGGCTGACCGTCAGCGAGTCGCCGATCTTCCTGGAGGCGCAGCGCAAGGCGGAACTGGCCAAGTCGCCGGTCGTGGAGAAGGCGCCGATCGTGACGCTGATGCGGGAGCACTGGCGCGAGGTGCTGATCGCGATGGGCGCCCGCATGGGCGAGAACGTCTCGTACTACGTGATCACCGCGTTCATCCTGGTCTACATCACCGGACCGCTGGGGCTGTCGAAGTCCTACGGGCTCAACGCGGTGCTGATCGGCTCGATGATCCACTTCGTCTCGATCCCGTTGTGGGGCGCGCTGTCCGACCGGGTCGGCCGCCGCGCGGTGTACCTGTTCGGCGCGGTCGGCGTCGGCGTGTGGATCTTCGTGTTCTTCACGCTGCTCGACACGAAGTCGTTCGGCGCG
This window contains:
- a CDS encoding HipA family kinase, producing MTPVEPSNGLRTVAATRYVTPFREGGSLPGLVEADDLGMYVLKFRGAGQGVKALIAEIVVGELARRLDFRVPEIVLVDLDPELARSEPDEEIQDLLRKSGGVNLGLDYLPGSFDYNPVVREPDAATATRLLWLDGLALNVDRSWRNPNTLLWHRQLWLIDHGAALYFHHGWRADRFPAKEYRFDAADHLMLPFAGPLADVDAELAAKVTPELLREVLALVPDEWLAQDLVFEGAQAVRDAYLAYFAARLAGPRAWVEALEVARAARV
- a CDS encoding DUF3037 domain-containing protein, whose translation is MPHVFEYAVLRAVPRPERGEFANVGVLLYCPELEFLRARTFVDAHRVRALDPGFDVELLESALAHLGTSCDGAREAGPVSGTTRGQRFRWLTAPRSTVVQTSPTHTGFTDDPDAELNRLLAALVLPLGD
- a CDS encoding SGNH/GDSL hydrolase family protein, which codes for MGIAAALVFSLVMVPAPVAPEYAALGDSYAAGVGTGSSSGGCGRTAFAYPNLWKDAHGPASFQFPACSGATVGEVLERQLPALTPETGLVTLTVGGDDIGFSDVMSTCALKSDRDCKQAVDQAGVITRDELPGRLSQLFAAVERASPGARTVLLGYPRLFEPGSCPDGLSEAKRTAVNAGADLLADVTRSAADRAGVTYVDMRQPFAGHGLCSAESWLGGVADPVEDSYHPTKQGQVAYLRALESAVG
- a CDS encoding lactonase family protein; its protein translation is MGVGAGMLVTGQAASAQPRAETTAYLGTYTTWSGGGTGIGLAAYDQTTGQLRQTGVFPGVANPSFVIEAGRTLYAVNEQTNGAVTSIAIGAGGGLRVINSQSTGGADPCHLALDPSGRYLLSANYSSGSVAVHPVRADGGLGVRVDLAQHQGSGPDKERQEGPHAHQVLPDPVGKHLLAVDLGTDSVYSYRLDTTTGKLTVVSTAKVKPGAGPRHLAFHPSGSFAYLANELDSTIVAAAYDAERGLLTPAQTLRTTPIGTPATPRNYPAEVVVSADGRFVYLSNRGHDSVALFAVEQGGARLRFVETVPTGGKYPRHIAFDPTGRFLFAANQNSNTATTFRVDLATGRLRPTGTPLSTPIPVCVVPTRLG
- a CDS encoding 3-hydroxybutyrate dehydrogenase is translated as MNSGLGHTGDDLAGRTALITGAGGGIGRACALAFAAAGAKIHLVDRDAAAVHAVAEEVGGTPHVVDLAATDPARDLPHDVDVLVNNAGLQHVAPIHEFPPDRFELMQRVMVTAPFLLMRHCLPHMRGRGWGRIVNLTSVHGLRASAFKSAYTAAKHGLEGLSKVAALEGAEHGVTSNCVSPGYVRTPLVQGQVADQARAHGIPEDRVLAEVMLQRTAIKELIDPADIAATVLWLCGPNSGHVTGTTFTIDGGWTAQ
- a CDS encoding LCP family protein, whose protein sequence is MSAGYQQGYQQPPARRPVPQRRKVKKGRVFLAVVFVLLLAMVGLWFYVDSSLKRSDALPDYEGRPVDTPGTNWLLVGSDARDDLTQEQKDALSTGDAGGKRTDTIMLLHLPEGSGKATLVSLPRDSYVDIAGNDKNKINAAFSLGGAPLLAQTVETATGLHLDHYMEIGFGGFAGIVDAVGGVDMCIDEPMQDPLAGLDLQAGCQELDGTQALGYVRTRAFATADLQRVQNQRKFLAALSDRATSVGTLINPFRAFPLLFASTDAISVDDSDHLQNLAGLAFGMGGGVDTATVPIGSTPTLDGVGSVVQWDRENALRLFGALEKDEPVPADLLQPPS
- a CDS encoding MFS transporter, with protein sequence MVETPAPPRKSIVKVVAASLIGTTIEWYDFFLYGSAAALVFNKLFFPSVDALTGTLLAFTTYAIGFLARPLGGLVFGHFGDRIGRKKLLVLALLLMGGATFAMGLLPTYATIGVGAPILLTVLRLVQGFALGGEWGGAVLIVSEHGDAKRRGYWASWPQAGVPLGNLLATAVLAVLAAVQTDEAFLSWGWRVPFLLSGLLVGIGLWIRLTVSESPIFLEAQRKAELAKSPVVEKAPIVTLMREHWREVLIAMGARMGENVSYYVITAFILVYITGPLGLSKSYGLNAVLIGSMIHFVSIPLWGALSDRVGRRAVYLFGAVGVGVWIFVFFTLLDTKSFGAILLATSVGLVLHGAMYGPQAAFFSELFGTRVRYSGASIGYQLASIVAGALAPLIATALLKAYGSTVPVALYVGFACLLSVIAVLVAKETRGVSLEKDATDPAQVPA